The window ATCCGTCTCCTCAGACTTGCATTTTATTTCCACGTACAATcgaaaacaactttttttttacgctCAATCGAAAACCGACTGATTTCACACATTTCATATGAAAAATATATCAAAAACCACAGTTGTTTCTCCTCCTAAACcaatataaaataagaaatggAAAGATTGGGAAAATGAACATTTTGTTGAGTAAATTGCATCCATTCATTTTAAACCAACATCGATGTCCGACAAGCATATCCACAGTCAGACTTCCAATCCCATTTACCCAATTTAGTGCAGCCAACGCGTCGGTGTTAGCAGATGTCGCCCAGGATCCCTCCTCACGTCTCTCTCTGATGGGTCTTACTAATGCCTATTGATCTCACAAGCAGGATGAGTCCGCTCCCTCAACTAATTATTAAGTGCTCTCAGGCTACTTTATGGGTGCTTTCAAGAAGGTCCGAGAAGTGAGTCGAGAACAGAAGCCCTCTGTAACCTCTTTACATCCACCAGGGGATCATGCCTTATCTTTTCAATGGTGTATCTCCCGATAATTTCCATCACCGTCTCTAGTTTCTGCTCACAAAGAAGAAATCGGGGGTCAAGAGCGGggagtttatttttgtatttcctttttttttttaaaaatgtttcttctCATAAAAGCGCCTCCACAATGTGAGGACCCTGTTGCACTCTTCACATTTTccagacaaaagagagagaggggggggggggggggggggggggggggggggggggggtcgacaaATCAAAGGTTgcttttgattgacagcaaaATTGCAGAGTGATTGACGGAAAGCGCAGCCAATTAAGATGCTGCTCGTGGAATCCAACAGAGCAGAAATGACAAAAGACCCCAGACTTCAAGCAGTGTTCTCTCTTTTAGTTGTGAGACTTCTATTAAACCAGTGTTGTAATCAAACATATCTGAATATAATagatctttctttcttttatatcaCCCCCATAATAAATCAAGTCCAGGCCGTATTATCTAATCTACGATGCAACAGTACAAAATGAGAGTTGGGACAACAATCATCCCCCCCcgaaaaaagaataaagaataaatgaaaTTAACTAGGTGAAAAAGAGCTAAAGATCattgtcgtccccccccccccccccccccccccccatgtatCTTTGTCTGTATCTCCGTCATCCCATTTCACTTTCTCTCCCATTTGCTGTTTTCCTCCAGGATCATGGCTTTTGTAGTGCTGTCTATGATCCTCAGCTGGGCCTCACTGGGAGCGGGCACTGCTACAGCTGTGGTGAGAAgacaatgtcttttttttttaaaacatcttaaCTCACTTGTCATTTCTTAATTCATGTAGCGCTACAAGTTTATATTCTGCTGGTTATTTTCCAGGTGGAAGATGGTGGTTTTACTGAGTGGTTTCAGCGTCAATAAGCATGTGTTCTTGGACATATTTCCTGGTTATAAAGTATCGGTTTCTTTAGTCTACAGCGGGCACTTTTTCTATGGTCAGTCATGCAAGTAAAGCTGATTACAAGTCCCTCGAGTTTTAGGTTTATCAACCCTTAGCCCTACTGTTGTAAACAAAGCCGTTTCTAGCATTAATTACTAGCCCTGCTTTCTTTAAAATCTCTATTTGTTGTGCTCGGTTTTATTTGTCTGTCAGTCCTCCTTATGGCTGACAGATTGCTCTCTCTTCCTGTCGGTACGCCATGTGTTCAGTACATCTGGGCTTAGTGTGTTTTAATGAGCTCATATTAGGGGCACTGTCTGGGGTACAAAGACCCCCTTACTTCAAGTATTCCTCCATTCTTCTCCCCTCCATCTCCTTGCCTGCTGTAGATTATTCTGTCTGTGGATTATATCCCCTAGGAATTAACATCTGTTTAAGTAAGGCAAGTGGAAGCGAGAATGAAGCAGAAGACAAGATGGCTGGTTTTAACCTGGAATTAACTACACGGGTGTGAAATATAGATGTATCTTATGGTTCTCTGTGAATGCAGAGCCTCCTCCGCAGGTGTAAAACCCGATAAAAGTCTTAGTTTGGCCCATTATGGTTGAGCATGAACCTGCATTGAAACCAAAATAGTGGAGCACACAATAGTGTCGTCCACGATCACATCAATACAATTGTGTCGACTAATCTATTAGTTTACGTAAAACCGAGGTTACTCCACAAATAATCAAGCAAAAGCACCAGTTTAATGATTGTGTCTACCAGAAAAGTGCTCATAGGTTTCTTGGAAATTAGTGACTGAGCTtggaaaaatattaaaaacctTAGTTGACAAAATGACCAATTAGTCCACTAATTGGCTAAGAGGATCCTTACTCGCAGGCGAGCTGAGGTAAACTTACATAGAACTGCACGAGATTGAATTATGACTTATGAATTATGAAAGCAGTTTTCAGTCAAATCATTTGAGTATATGTCCCGTATGCGAAAAAGTAAACTTTTTgcacctgcacaaacacactgtggGTCTTGAAAGGAAGGTAGATGATGGCGGCGTCCTAGAAAATGCTCatgaatttatacatgtttgGTGAGACGAagcataaatcaaaaatgtcCCCGCTTGTGTAACGAGATGGGCGATGAAGGGCGACGCCCCAACAGTGTCTTGACACGCGTCGCCGTAAACAAATGGCATGTGATGGCAGTCCAGTTTGGAGAGATGTTGGTAATCGGAACACGAGGTTGAATAAGCGTAGTTTGGTTTATTCCATGTGTTTTTGTCTTGCTTTACAGTTCTGTTTCAAAGTGTGTTATTTAGTCGCATTTGTCGTTCTTTATTTATACTCCATTGCTCTGTGAAGTCCTTTTTGAGCTGTGCTTTACAACAAGAGGCTGCGGAACGAATACTTTTGATTGGGGCTGACATGAAAAGCAGTGGACTCGAGATTATGTTATAAATATATGGCATGAAGCTTTGATGTTTCATTCTGCACCACGGAAAGATTTCTTGATCCCTTTGAACTTGGTCAATTTGAAAAGCAGCCTGTTATTTTCCCCAACTGTCAATTATGCATGTCTCTAAGAAATGCTgaagttatttttgttttgcctgtttttttgtttttttttatgttctagGGAAGACTGTAGAGAGACTGCGAGACCCCTAATTGTTAATGTGTGCCCATTAGCGGGTCTCCGTGGATATCTTTAATAGCATGCACATATTTAGTAGATTTCATCCATGGTCATGAAGCAACTAATGCTCTACATGGTCAATACAGCATGAAGCCAGTCCCTACATGCCACACATTTTGTCTGTGTACCATCATTTCAGAGGCTAAATGGTGATAAACatgatgtaaaaaaatgaaatagttTGTCTTGGGTGAGAGATTCACTCTTAACGGACCAGCGTAAAGTCACCAAGTTGCAGCACAATAAAGTGCATCTAGTTTATATGTTGAATGAATATTGCACTTTCTTTTCGATACTTGCAAGATTACAGCATGTTGTTGCTTTCCAACAGGGCACGAGTGACTTTTGTGTGTCTCCAGACAAGTTTATAGTGAACCAAACCAAGGACTTCCTCAGTGCAGGTGATGCTTGCACACAAACCACCGTCATTGAATCTGAACACACGATGCTAatccctctccctgtctcccccaTTTCTCTCAGATGTCGCACACTATTATTTGTTCTGCAGCCCGAATCTACCGAACCCTTTCCAACAGGTATTGACAAAATGTCCAAAGTCTCCGCTGTCTTGCTTACACATTCATTTTACACAGTCTGGaacatatatttctattttaaaatagttttttcctTGTTAGATGCCAAGCTGCTAGAACAGGGGGcgggcaaactacggcccgtTGGGCTTTTTAATCCGGCCCTGCCggataataatttataattattttaaattatagtAATTTCTATATTAATCATTTGGTCTTTAAAATGATGGCTGCACAAATGAAGGAAACAATGTCAACGTGTCCTCAGTGCTGCCTCTGCTCCGGAAAATCttctttttaaaggaataaaTTGAGGCACAAAAGGCACAAATTACAGAATGatagttacattttaaagtgcAATTTTGTAGTAGATCTTTTAAATAACTCAAAATATCCCTGAGTTTTTTAATGATGTGCTTATCACACAAGTTGACATTTTGATGATGATAAAATACGATATATTGTGCAGCTCTATAGTTACAATTCAATGTAATGCAGTTTGTCAATGTGACCACCTGGAAACTTAATGgttaaattacaattattacacatttacacacagcgTACAGGCTCTGCTGGTACCATAAATAAGTCAAATGTGTTTCAAATTCATAACCAGGTAGGTCTATGTGTTCATTTTTCATAAAATCTATTAGTTTGATATTCATAATAATCAGGGAAGTCCAAATCTGTGAATATCTTTCCAACTTTACCGAACTTGCTTTAACCCCGACTCACCTCTTGCTCCCGGTCCTGGTTCCGGTCCTGGTTCCGGTCCTGGTACCACTCCTGAGTACCATTGAGACCAATGTTATCCGTCAAATGAAGGTTGTAGCTCAGGGGCGTCGTcaggcctattttaggggggctcTAGCCAGCTATTTCTAGTTTGAAGAGTTGTAAAATGAACTGCCGGCTGTATTATTCTCGGGCATAacgaacgcacatcaaacccacgggaccgcaccgccccggaccaacaacactgttcccactgaaacgttttctttacttttttagttattggcttttacttgtcATTCTTCTTGGTTCAcacactctccatccatctgataccgGCCCGGCCCGGCTGCCACATTTGAAAAGTCactgtggcccctgagccaaaaagtttgcccacccctgtgCTAGATCATCATCAGGCCCTAATGGGATAAGCTCTGAAAAATGAGCCCCAACACTAATTTAATTACTTAAAGTGATAAACTTTGATCAAAGAATATTCCTTTTTCATATGCCGCTCTCCAGAAATTAGCCGTATCTTTTACCCTGTTGCTAATCTCTGCCTTGGGGTACTCTTAGAAGCAACACAacggttatttatttaattgactgTACATCATGCATAAAGGAAAAATTCTTAGcaaggaagaagaggaattaAGAAGCCTTTGATTTCTATGTTTAAAGACATCAGCCCGTCACTTCTTGCATATATTACTTTGGAAAGAAAGATGAAGACAATTCACACATTCGTAGTAGGCTAATTATCGGTCCTTGAAATGCAAGTGCCTTAGAAATGTatgtatacaatacatatactgtatttcaaGGCCAGCCTACTTTAAACTTATAACCTTGTATATTTTTAATTGGAAATGATTTACAACTAGATGTATATTGCAGAAGTGGTGTTGGAGCTGTAATggctgtgaaataaaatgtagtaAAAGGCGTAGATAGGGCTGAAGGTTAAGGTCATTTTACTGGGAAGTCGGCCTCCGTGATTATGATAATCTATCACTGAACGCCGCGTAAAGTCGTggagcacatttatttttcttgagtAATGCTCCGCCTTCCCACCACAAACGGTTCAAAACGTGCACGGCATCATGCAATTCGAGATGGATCATATTACTCCTTATTACTATTTTAGGATAGTTAGTTCGGATTTATGTTCATCGGCAGTTCTGTAACTGTAAGGCGTGTGTTGAGGGAATTTGTGAAGGCTGAATCCATGaccaatatgtttttaaaacctGCATGCTTTGTTACCATCACAGTATCCATAGGGATTAAAAATGATGCCTGTTAAGTGGGGAAAGATAATCTTTTCCTCTGATGGCCTAGTTGATATAAATATTGCTCTTTTGTTTGTGCGTCAgattgggttggggggggggggaggggggggcagtgaCTAGTGGGCAAGACGGTTGGTGGCTAATCTGGGCCTATCTGTCTGGAAAAGTAATGTGTCCTAAGCGCATTAGAAAGCCTCTTTTTACCACCAAATGACTGTGTTGATATGCTGCACCCCAAACAATGCGTTACTTAACACGATCCTCTCTTTGTTTGCTGTGCGGACGTCTGCGCGCGCGTGACGTCGGTGGCCGATTTGCTAGTCGTTGACGATCTGCCAGCGTTCCCTGACCACCATGCAAATCCAGATCCAGGGCTTGCTGCAGTTCTCCGTGCCCATCTTTCCCACTGCTGAGGTAAGTGGCTGGCTGACGGTCTATTACACCAGACCGCTGGAAAATGGGTATCATTCTCTCCTCTCTTAAACACCTTGTTTTATACAGAGAGACCTTTTGGGGATCCAGCGACTGCTGAACTCTACCGAGTTCAGTCTCCACCGGCTAACAGCCTTGCTTGATTGCCGCGGGCTCCATAAGGTAAGGTCACATTCCTACCGGGACACAGGGCTGCTTTGTAGCATAGCTCAAAGCCACTCCGAGGACCGACTTGACTGAATTGTATCCGCCCCTCCGTGTACTTCTCATAGGCCGACCTGTTTATAAACATCTATCTGCTCCAAGGCTCTATCCAACAACCCCAGttcttttttctcactttaAAGTTTTCACGTTTGCAGGTTTAAGATTGTCAAGAGTTTTTTATCTGTAAAGGGAATAAGACATGTCAGTGCAGAAATGAGTCTTTCCCCGCTGCTGTGATCGTAACATCAGATGTCGGCTTAGCATATGACTATTGTGTTCTGCCTGTATTGTGGGCGTGTTTTAACAAAAGCATACAGATAAGGTATCGGCGGAGGGTGAGGATGGACGTGCTCTAGTGTCACTGCTGTGCTCACCTTGCGTTGGTAGTTTAGTGAACGGAGAGGTTGTGCATGCCAGTAAGGTAtgctatatatttacataaaaagtAAGGATGCTCCAATATACTTAATAATGCTAAATAGCagtgaagacacacaaaaagtTGAGACTGTTCTCAGAGCTTGTTGGTCTGAAATGTCATCAGAGTGTCTCGATATAAGATGGAGAGTTCACGCTTAGATTAGAAATATAATGTTGCCCTTATCACATGGATTACTAGAGTTGAAGTCAATTTAATGTAATggattaaacatgttttttgccCATGCTATGTTTGTTTATACAAAACTATAAGGTCATGGATTGATCTCTGTGGGTTAAGAATAGTTATAGTCACCTAATACACATAAGTTCTCTAGCATTcggaaaaatgtaatatgttttacTGACACTGACAATAACCGACTGAGTACTGTATGTGTCCATTCTTCTAGGACTACCTGGATGCCCTAATGGGTGTGTGCTATGATGGGGTGGAAGGgctcctctacctctctctgttttctctgctgGCTGCCTGCGCACTCTCTGCCATGCTGTGTGCGATTTTCAGAGTGTGGACACTAATGGGTAGCAGGTCAGAACCAAGCGACCCCCTTATTCCATTACGTACTGCCGACAATGCACAAAATGTTAACGCCTGCACTCTctcttgtttctgtctctgtgtgtgtgtgtgtaccactTCCATCCAGAGACAAAGAGTATGACGACATAGATGAGGAGGACCCATTCAACCCCCAAGCGCGGCGGATATCCTACAACCCCAGGCGGTCCAACATCCACAGTTTTTGCAGTTATACCAGCAGCCTCGGTAGCCAGGCCAGCCTTCATCCACCTCCGCAATCTGCCTCGAATGTCATGCCACCTCCTGAATACATGTAAGCGCAATAGAAGGTGATAGTATAttagtatttgtgtgtgtgtgtgtgtgtgtgtgcgtttcatcTCTTAAAAACTCTTTTTCCTTTCCCCGTCCGTCACAGGAATCAGTCCATGTTGTTTGGAGGGAGTCCTCGATATGAGAATGTGCCGCTGATAGGGAGAGGATCCCCACCTCCCTCGGTGCGTTGGCCCTATGAGGCACTGGTGTCCCTAgtgtgatgacgatgatggcaCGACTGACCTCGGCACTGCTGCAACACTAACAGAGAGCatgcataaaaaaaatttaaaaaacccCCGCCATGACCAATAACAATGCATGTACACTGTGTAGAACCTCACACTCAACAGTTACTGTGGAGAGTTGGCAAGTGATGGAGGAGTGCTCTCTGCTGGCCATTTACTGAAGTGCATACACTTCTTGCCCAGTGCCATTTCtgtatgcagacacacacactctcactacTAACCTCTGAGCATATGCTCATGTTTTTTTCACCACTGCCCCTTGGATTGTGTTTCTTATTTTCACAAAGTATTGGTTTACTAAGAAGAAGACTAACACATACATTATGTATGTGTTAAACAAAACTGAATAAAGACAGTGCAGGTCCCTCTAGCACTGGGAGAACTCATCGTCTATCAGCGTCTGCCTCCAGAGCTGAAGCtagatggtttttttttttttttctgtaaaatgttctgtttgctTTACTGTTTCAATAACCTGAACTGCATTTGCAGCATATCAAAGACTTGAAAACTAATTTtagaaggaaagaaagggagatGATGTGGAATGCGTCATTGATTAAAATATctgtgtaccttttttttatttaatctgctCCACAATCCATTTTTTGCTCATGCctttttattaaattgtatttaagttGTCTCTCAAAACGTTATCTAACTGCTGAATATTGATCAGTGTTTTGTAACTaactctttttatttgttttcatttttttactcAGACGTTTAAAAACCGTAagtttttattgtttaactTCTTCCCTGattttgtttgatttcattccaTTCCTTGAAACGCACTGTGGGCTTACCTCTGTGCAGAATGTTTAAACCTATAACCCCAACGCCGTCTTAACGCGCCATACAGTACCTCAGCtgtgtgaccttttgacctttccGGTACTGTTTTATCCACAGAGTTTTATGTGAGTGTAATTTATTCTGACTCCTaccctctgtctgctcctcacCTGCTCTTTAAGTCCCAATGCCACTTAAAAGTACCACCCTGATTCCACAACCTCATAATTACAGAGCGGCTCAcgatttaaaagaaatactttttaaacttGTCCGAGTTGATTTTGAAACGCTGTTGTTTAAATGCAGATGtgctaaatgttgtttttcaatCCTTTCCCTTGCAGTACTCGCCCAGTATGAGGACCACCTATCTATCTATGACTGACGCCCAGATCAGACACTTTGGGACTGACTTCCAGGTGTAGCGCGCTACATCCTGAATCCTTTTTTTAGAGAGGCACTGTCTGAGACTCTGGGTTCTTACCGAGGAGGCTGTCTCCATAGCGTAATCCTGTTTACAGGAGCTGCAGCCTGCTGTCCCAATCTGAGACGCGAAGGCAGGCCACATGAGGCTATTACCTCAGAAACGCACCAACGCAGTGCTCTGAAAGCCCTGCATGCAGTTTTAAACTGAGATGGCCTGAACAGTTCATCTCCAGACTGTTGTTGATGTTATTATGATGTTTGGAAACACTGTTCCTCCCAATAAAGGCATTTATGTGAGCCAAATCAGAAGGCTCTGAGCTGACTGGatcaaaaaagtgttttttttcctgtactCTGGTGACATTATCTTCATATGCAATAGGTAAGATGGCTTAATATGACAAATGGACCTTCCATCATCGCATTTAGACTTTTGCAAAATACCTACTCTTTGTCTGTAATTTAATTCCTTCatttttgttgtattataaTTTCTGCACAATTAtataaaatcctttttttcacagatgtattcatatttttataaaataataattaaaggaATAGGAGAAACATCTCTAATAGATATTACTATAACATTTTCCCCAGTTGATTAGTTACATTAAGACAATTACTGTtgaattgcctttttttaaatacatgttatcCTGTCGCGTTCAGGTCAAATCTGACCGATTTACAACTTTAATCAA of the Cyclopterus lumpus isolate fCycLum1 chromosome 8, fCycLum1.pri, whole genome shotgun sequence genome contains:
- the LOC117735231 gene encoding protein tweety homolog 2-like translates to MLCGLEGKRAVVRCGLTFQAGMATARLDYVAPWWTYWLHNFPHFNLFFQSVDNTFEPEEASYQQSLIFLACVGAVGLGLSLLVVAVCLLCVCCCRRDVDEDTKRPESCCLTWAAVITGLIICSAVGVGFYGNSETNDGVYQLTYSLNNANHTLGSINNLVAGSVSNVQTGLKQHLERLDEIFAKRTDYLQALRFMQLMVNNVIREMTTLPDVNKANVDLAAIADQTAFIEYYRWLTYLLLLILDLVICLAVCLGMAKHSRWLLITIMAFVVLSMILSWASLGAGTATAVGTSDFCVSPDKFIVNQTKDFLSADVAHYYLFCSPNLPNPFQQSLTICQRSLTTMQIQIQGLLQFSVPIFPTAERDLLGIQRLLNSTEFSLHRLTALLDCRGLHKDYLDALMGVCYDGVEGLLYLSLFSLLAACALSAMLCAIFRVWTLMGSRDKEYDDIDEEDPFNPQARRISYNPRRSNIHSFCSYTSSLGSQASLHPPPQSASNVMPPPEYMNQSMLFGGSPRYENVPLIGRGSPPPSYSPSMRTTYLSMTDAQIRHFGTDFQV